catccaaagaaaaatcgtgagttttgtataAGGAGGGTTGGTTCGTGCCCTTGTCTgcttgctttgctttgctctgTTCCGGAGGCCCTGTTTGAGTTatcctgggtaacacctggcggccatagaaataaagttttcgaaaatatgcacttattgatggaatagagttattttagaaaacatagtggtatataatatcaagtaaatCATATGAACTAATGGCTGTAACACTTTAGAGACATTGCGGCTTCCTTGCActagaattttgaggatcctcctcaaaattctacccagtTTGATCCTTAGGCCGTTCCGCGTGCAACAAAGTTTGCTGGATCTGCTCCGAAATTTTAAGAATCCTTCTTAaaattctgctccagttacttaaCCGATTTTGGACTTTCTGGCATATGATGGCGTTGGCTACACTTgctcagaattttgagggtcctactcaaaattctgcccagttcCTGGTTCTGgggaaaataaattttttattaagatatgaccgaacctatagggatgcctacgtatcccctcttaaacgggaattaggtcaaatgtggttcagttacatcagatgaatgaatgtaaacaatctaaacataatatctcttgactgcatctgaattgataggttttggccaaacttctccggcCATTTCTGCAAGTATTAGTGCCCTCCTGTTAGCAgctggtgaaccatgtaaggaccttgccagttggggtgaaaatttccctttggcttcatcctgatgtggGAAGATCCACTTTAGCACCAACTACCTCGGTACGAATTGTCTTggtctgacccttttgttgaaagctctggacattctattatCATAAAGCtaaccgtgacatactgcgttcattcttttttCGTCTATGAGGTCTAGTTGCTCATagtggctccttatccattctgcatcactgagtttgacttcttgtatgatccttaaagaaagAATTCTACGTCAGCTGGAATGATAgcttcagtaccataaaccagAAAATAGGGAGTCGCcctagttgatgtgcgaactgtagtgaGGTACCCAAATAGGGCAaatggtaacttctcgtgccattgtttgcgattttctaccatcttccttagtatcttcttgatgttcttattggcagcttccacagctccattcatttgaggcatgtatgctgtagaattcttgtgcttgattttgaaggtttcacacatggctttcatcaggtcactgttgaggttggcggcattatcagtgataatggactcagaaaccccgaatcggcaaataatatgatccttgacaaaatctgcgatgactttcttggttacagctttgtaaggtgcagcctctacccattttgtaaaATAGTCGATAGCCACTAAAATGAACGAGTGCCCATTAGAACGGTGGGCTCGTTTGGatcgataacatccattccccaagcaacaaaaggacAAGGTGCActcgttgcattgagctcattcggtggtacctttatcatgtctgtatGTATCTGGCATTAGTGGCATTTCTGGACGTACCTGATGCAATCCGTTtctatggtcatccaaaaatatccagctcTGAGTATCTTTTGGCttgaacaaaaccattcatatgtggtctGCAAGTTCCGGCATGAATCTCCTCAAGTAATCTGGAAGCCTCCTTTACGTCAACACAGCTTAACAATCCCAGattaggagttcttctatacagggtccctccgctttggaagaagtgattggacaacctctgctgtgtgcgtttctgagtatggtttgcttgttctggatattctccttttgccaagtattctttgatgtcgtggaactacgattttccatctgtttcttcttcaacatgagcacaataagctggttgattatggatcctcgCCGGGATAGGATCGATGAAGttcttatctagatgttgtatcattgatgacaaggtgTACAGTGCGTCTgtgaactcattttgaattctgtacacatgtttgaattctatctttgtgaatcgcTTCATTAATTcctgcacatgatacaagtatggtagtatcttggtgttcttcgtaGCCCATTCTCTTTGAACTTGATGTACTAGAATATCTGAATCGCCAATTACCAGCAgctcttgtatattcatatcgatggacaaattgagccccatgatgcaagcctcgtattatgccatattgttagtgcacgAAAACCTAAGCTTTGTCGATACCGGGTAATGTTGAACTATTTCTGACACCAAAACTGCTTCAATACCCACTCTTTTGAAGTTTGTAGCCctatcaaagaacattctccaaccgtcgtaggcttcagtaatgtcctctccgacgaatgatacttcttcatcaggaaaatacattttcaatggctcgtattctccTCCTACAGGATTTTCAGCAGATGGtctaccaatgcttgtcctttgactgccttctgagttacataaatGATATCGAACTTACTTAacaatatctgccacttggctaacttcccggttggcatgggtttctgaaagatatacttcagagggtccatcctggatataaggtatgtggtataggcagagaagtaatgcctcaatttttgagttgtccaggtcaaagcacagcaagtgcgtttgAGCAGAGAGTattgtgcttcataaggtgtgaacttattactcaagtagtatatgactTTCTCCTTtattcctgtctcatcatgttgtcccaaaacacatccgaaagctccatctaataggACAGATAGAGTAGTAAAGGTCTCCTaggttctggcgggactaggactggtggtatagacaagtattccttgattttgtcaaaaacCTTCTGACAATCCTCGATCCAACTGGTTTCAGCAtttttcctcaacattttgaatatgggttcacctATTAccgtagactgtgctatgaagcggatGATGTAGTTGAGGCGTCCTAgaaagctcatcacgtcctttttgctctttggtggtggtgattcttggatagccttaactttggatgagtccaactcgattcctcggcggctgatgatgaatcccaacagctttcctgcgggaaccccgaatatacattttgcggggttcaattttagACTGTACCTCctaagcctgtcaaagaactttctcaagtctgctatgtgatctgcggccctcttggatttgatgatgacgtcattaACATACACGTctatttcctggtgtatcatatcatgaaagatggttTTCATAGCTCTtatgtaagtagccccaacattctttagaccgaatgacatcatcttgtagcaatacactccccacggtgtaataaaagctattttctctgcATCATCTTCGTCCAACCAGatttggtgataacccgcgaagcaatctacaaaggattggagttcatgcttggcgcaattgtcgatcaagacgTGTATATTTAGTAGTGGtaaatcgtccttgggacttgctttgtttaaatcccgatagtcaacacacaccctgactttcccatctttcttcagaaCCGGTACagtgttggctaaccaggttgggtactcaactaccctgaggactttggctttgatttgcttagtgacttcttccttgatttttaggctcatatcttgtttgaactttctgagtttttgcttcaccggcggacacattagattggtaggcaacttatgagccactatggatgtgctcagaccagtcatgtcatcatatgaccatgcaaagatatcctcatattcctttaggaaacgAATGCACTCTTCCATCTCtaacggtgataagtgaatgcttatgcgagtctccttgacggtttcgACATCTCCCAAATTAattgcttcggtttcgtccaggtaggacttaggtttgttctcaaagttctcaacttctctgacaatttcctcacgtatttcatcttcttcttctgagtcactatccatatgttgcgttgcctcattacatgtcacagtcattggttcatcaggaaaagtaataataacttTGTagaaaaaaatgtgaaagataataatgaatactaAATAGTAGTGCGttaattaaatttgaaaatatccaaaacaggTACGGCttgatgactcgagcaattatttcgaaacaaaatgcgtctttaaaataaaattactgaaaatatTTTAAATGCCTAGCGTGACTATAAAACAAATTAGgctaattgccaagctacccagggactcgacgggtccgggatggtgtggcagtctaATTCTTGAGAACGGCTCCCTTCTCCACaatctgaatggtgaggccttcttcctcatcctcctcaattatcacattgcaatccatattctcgtcttctaggaacaagtttctCAACCCAAccaaagcttcttcctctgcagatccccatattgtatcggcctggtgaaaagtctgactTAGGTGTAGTACcggctgctcaagagggtaataaggaccatgccatggaggcgaccaatcatcatattctTGCCAAGTGTATGGATATCTCAGCCCGAAAGTTGTACCATGTTTTAACTGTATcggtttggtaatgccctggagtttcttcccaagccctttgccggattcatacccagaccatgccagtatgctttctatttttttACTCCACCACTTGTCCTTCTAAATTGCGttgacatgttcaatgtggtgataagtttctccacccaaccTTCTATTCTCGATGACcgggatagtttgactggtgtaaatagggttacttccatctccgtgaatgattaccttctgatggttccattcaaacttcacgtcCTGGTGTAGCGTGGAAGCCACGGCCCCAGCAGCATGCATCCAAGGTcgacccaatagaagattgtatatagctgatatgtctagtacttggaactcaacatcgaaccaagttggtcccatctgcaggcaaaggttaatctccccaatcgtggacctttgagacccatcaaacgctttcacgttcatgcttcctgcccgtatctcatggaaatctttgcccaatcttttcagagtagtcaatggacaaatgttgaggcttgaacccctaTCTAttaggaccctggcaatgaatttgtcttcgaACTGTACCATGATATGTAGTGCCCtgttgtgacttaacccttcaggcggtagttcatccttatagaaggtgatcttgtgactttccagtacttgccctaccatgttggccatctctccactggTGATGTTGTTGGGCACACAAACTTCATTCAACACCTTTATCAGAGCATTTTTATGTACCTCCGAATTTTGCAATAGCGACAAGATGGATATCTGGGCGGGGGTCTTGTTTAAATGATTGATGACAGAGTATTCcctcgcctgtactttcctccaaagattgtctggtccagtttcaatgacaggttgtttggtagcagcctccttgcttgatcctcccaaattttcaggtgtatagatccttccagttCTGGTCATTCCCTGTGTGGCActagattcttccatctttgcttttccctttcgcctagcttcggcgacgtaatcccaaggtatggcattggaCTTGAAAGGAAGCGTGGTTACTACTGTCACTGTGAAGGGTGTgtccacttctacctcaaatggaatagGTGTGGCTATGGGTGATGTTATTTCTAACTCAAATAGAACCAATGCGGTtacctcaacctcaattggcggATATACCTGGACCATAATAGGATTGAGCGTGACTATGGGCTTCTTAGGATCGTCGCCCTCTTTGATAAGTCTAATTGATCCATCTGTATCCCACTCctcatcagtttctatcacattgatCCCTTCACCCCTATGATATGgaagaggattgttgcggacgttGGGTGCAGCTTCCTTCGCCTGCAtgaccttgttatcaattaatgtctggatcttatctttcaatatCCGGCACTCGTCAATAGTGTGCCCTTTCATATTAGAATGATATGCATAGGTTTTAttcgggttgacccattgagatgagttCTCCATTGCCACAACgggaataggggtgacataaccagcagccttCAACCTTTCGTACATCTGGTCGATCGGTTCAGCAATGGTGGTGTATTTTCTGAgtggtttgcgatcaaaattaggttggggtttctggtaatttggatgagttggaggtgaatgatagtaggttggctgggtgttataagtgtgataggcAGTGgtgggttgagaatatctgggaggtgagggttggtatgtaggtgggggtgtttggtatgtgagtggaaattttgggccttgggccaccattactaccgctacttctttcttctttgatatgccacttgattgcaatgctttgttcgtggcttgcagtgcctcaaaatttgtcatcATCCCGCttttaattccctcttcaatcctttctccgaatttgatgatatcagagaacttatgattctcaataaccatcaacctttcataatattgtgggtcatGTGCCCAGACAAAGAACTTGTTTATCCATTCCTCGTTTAATGCTGGtttgaccttggctgcttctgacctccaccgagtaccatactcgcgaaaagtctcagttggcttcttctttaggttctggatatagaagacatctggtgcattctctgtattgaacctgaaccggtccataaagtctgatgccatgctcacccaattggccCATTTCTTAGGATTCTAGCTTATGTACCAGGATAGGGCATCTtcggtaagacttctcatgaagagcttcattcgaatcctttcatcctttccgacccccacgagcttgtcacaataagttcTTAAaggaaccttgggatcacctttTTCGTCAAACATTTtaaactttggaggtttgtaaccctcagACAGTTCCACATATGGTTGTATGCATAAATCCTCATAGTTCAGACCTTTTATCCCTttacctccttcaacaccctgaactcgacttgtcaacttcttgagttcctcgaccatgttcttgatgagcaggtccttcttagcggattctggtgtataggagattggttgagtggagtgaggtagggtttccacgtatatggggttatTTTGGTGGGTGCCAGGGaattgggtgtagtggtggtcattggtcaagttttgaggatcaggaataggttgtggtgtgttctgaggagtgtgataggtagtggtttgtgggtattgggttgttgatgatggtgttgtggaggATTTGGTACCGGTAGAGGATTGGGATTTTAAGGTGGTGTGGCATATTAATGGGGTaggggaggattttgtggacgttggtttggcttattttgaggaggtgctgggttttgagcattttgttggttaaTGTCTGGGACGTTTAGGGTGAGGGAGAAATTTTCCAAGTTGCGGAcatgctcaagttccccttgTAACTCTAGTATTTTCTGCTCCAATCGTAGGACCAAATCATTCTAGGCCAGAGTACTCCGATTGAAGTTTCAATattctcagcattttcttttcggataccactcaaatcatccatcttagcttttcctctGCTTTTCGGATTACTCGAcgaaggaggaggtggaggacctctagatctgatgtgatatgctgatgatgctagtatgtgcgaaccaaccttaggggatgtgaataataaaaataaagaaaaacaaaagataaacaagttagtaaggattctgaaaatgtttgcagtatttaaacacatattgcaggaatgtaaatctatgtcctaatttgggagcctcattgtgcctgaggtaggcctagtgacaaatagaATTGGAGAATTTccgtgccaataattgcctcatttcattaatgtaaaaatagataaatctaaaatgacactaaataagataagtcgctgatggcacttggccttattacatttgaaaaagcaaataaaccaaatctacttggtcccagaaggaccttctccaggcTGGATGTTTTTGGCTTCGTCGATCAGATTCTCGAGTTCGCACAGGTTCAACAATAGGTATGATCTTGCTAGAtgtcctccttcatttccttcggtattctggcaatcggtgactctcttcctcatctTTCCTTCCAATTCTATTAAActatactccagatattccaacatTTCGCTTGATTTAACAGCCATCTCCCTCCATTCATTAATTAGTTCCATTCGGTCTTGTGTCACTCCATGTGCTCATTAATTAGTTCCATATCGGTCTTGTGTCGCTCCATGTGCTCGACCTCGGACTCGTGAACTCTTTTGCGCAATTTGTTGTACTTCACTTGTGCCTCGGCAATATGACTTTATTTCCTgtaccaacccttggctcgaatattcTTGCTTTGTTATCCTCTAACCATGATGGGTAAAAGTACACATGACCAGCatgatatcgatctggctcgatggtatccttttccacgacaattttcaaatgccacatgtgctgagcttcaCATTGTATGGGACGTCGCTATCCTTAAAATCTACCCTGcagtgactcattttagcaactTGCGGTATGACCTGCTTTCTGCCTGCCTCTCATAACTCTgatgggagcataagggtatatgcccctcaacCCAATCAGTACCAAGTGTAGAACATCCCTATATTTGATGATGAACTCgtcagtagggaaccattcgaacatccattgaacctgatcCTCAGTCAAGTTGACTCATCCTATAACATTTTCGGTTAGAGCAAACCTGTCTGGGATATAAGTCATTCTCTTAAGATGATGGAAAGCTATGtgtgtttaccgtaaaaatggtaataaaaattaaatttgattatgggactctaaaaatacgtgatctatttttatgctagttgttaagtagttgatgctatgtatatgagacttagaaacgaaatgagaATTAAGGATAGggtgataatcaaaccgataggctAATTATTGGGGCCTCAAGCTTGTCGAttcagggcctcgaggtcgattccggagctcaGCTGGGAGCTGTCGAGGATTGTCGAAGTATGGCTAACAGTTATGACAAAATCAATAAagtctctttatggccaatgataagcaataaattaaGAACAATAacgaagataataaatgaaagcaacgATAAATGGGAACAATAATATCGAAGAACAtcttagagagcaaagagaatttCTTGTATGTTTCTTggggagcaactgaagcaacatgcCTTTACAAGATGACAaaaatcccctttatataggaggggaatcccaacatagtacaaaatacattaattataAAGATAAAGGGATGGGACATCTAGATGACACCCTGACCCAGGGCTagggtagtccactaggctctgtcagtcctagccgtgtaccttgggaactccctaCTCCTACCATATATGTGGTCGGCATTATTCAAAGGTCGGGCATCGATGAACCTCGAAGGGGAAATTTGACCGTAGCCTTGAAGCCTCGAGGCTTCGAGATGATCTTTTGAGGTGCCTTGATAatgaggaattggaccctccgatttcaccgtacacagatagtctccgcatttcttagagtgaaagtaaTGAGAAATGACCTTGAACCTTTGTCCCCTCCGTTATTCTTGCGATGACGGCAGTCATAAGGTGCCAAAAGACGGTGCACATACAACCCTCGAAggcctccacattgatcatgacAGTTAGCTGCCCCTTGGCCTCCTTCAATGCGCATGCGGGGCTTCTATAAATACTCCCTTCCTTGTTCTTACCAATTCATTACATTTCCGAAACCCAGAAAAGGTTCCTTCTTATTTTACCCTTTTCTTTCCTAGGAACGCGACTCCCCTTTCTCTCCTGGAATTTTCCAGCAATGGCAAAAACTTCCGCCTCTGTTTCCCAGAAGAATATGGCCTCATCCTCTTCTCTTTTACCTCAAGGTGAAGCGACAATGCCTCCTCGTGCTGAAGAATGCATTCCAGGATCTTTCGCGATGGCTTTtgatttcaaggtcgagaggCCTTCTTCGAAGCCGGGGCGCAGTGAGCCCATGACTCAGTATATTAGCTTGATAACAAACATCGGAAGAGTGAAAGCTGATTGTTGCTGGGGGGATGAGGTGCTTGTGGGGATCCCTTCTTGGGAGGAGGATATTACGAcatactgtaagcacgtgatttttgccctatatgagaattactcccaaaaaattcaaaaaataaaatgatttttctttggtgtgcaattttgtgatattttgaagaattatttgtatttgtctgtgcgtgtttattcgctaaattaataaaaaatacaaaaatatgtcgcattttgcatgtaggatttaattctacaattgttagtaattaaaattgttttacaaaaattaaaaattacaaaaataggcatcgtttgcatttttagcatttaatgtccaaatatacaattttatgcttaattaatacttaattgtgcgttaattgttattgggagttaatttgcgcctttataacttaatttagttcttaataatagtttaagtatttttataatttagttttagagaaataaaagaagaaaaaagagcgaaaatataaagaaagtcggaattgggcctcttcttcaatttcaagccacaggcccaaaaaacggcccaatcttccctacgacccagtccatttcgaactgggtcgacccagtccataacccaaaagacccaaacccctttgtcttacattttacaaaacaaaacaaaaataacaaaaacaaaaaaccctaaactaaacatcCGCCCCCTTCCTTACTTTCATCTCCTCCAAACTCCAaaaaacaccccatccatggctgcccaaacCAGCTCCCTTCGTCCAGTCCGGCACCCACGCATCGACCACCGCCAAACACCATTGTTACACCCAGTCGCTTGGCCCGTCGACCCTACTGTTCCGTCGCCTCCTTCCACTGTTACACCCAGTCGCTTCCATGGCCAAGCTCATCGTCGACCAGCTGCTCAGGTTGCTGCATCCTTCTCCTTCGATGTCCTTAAGCCGAACAAGTCGACGCCACTGTGTCATGCTGCTGCCCatgtccagctgcgacgagcgtCCATGGCTACTCCAAGCTCGCGCTACTGCTTTTGTCTCTCGCTGCTGCCCTTGTTTCTGAAACACCATGGATTCCATGGATGCGGCTCGTCGCTGCTTACTCCGTCGCTAGCCAAACACACGAACAACTGCTTCAGTCTCCGAACTACTGCTGCTCGCGTTTCTGGTAGTTGAATTCGCTGGCCATGGCAGCATCGTCATTAGCTGCTTCTGCCTCCTTCGTCATCCCGTTTGCTACTGCTTCATCGTCCAGATTTTGCTACTGTCCTGTTTCTTCAGTTACTTCGTAATCGCGTTCGTCATCgttggttcgagctttggtcgaggctcgtcaaatTCGTTGTTGGTTTAGTCGTTTGTTCGtcgttcatctccggttagtagatttttgaattttattttgtccgcatttcattttgatattttcgaatctaaaatcggcaaaggtttgttttgtttatcgtttgaattaatttttagttcatgttcatgtgttgtttgttaaattaatttttcagattccaaatgaaagattaattagttatttttcatgtttatttcatgtttgtattgttgtttaagtgaatatttgttagtttaatgtttgttagattcaaattggaatttaattaattatctcttcaatttgtctcatgttgttatgtattttccggaaattagtaatgttgtttgaatcattgaatctgtcatgttttgttgcttaaagatagatt
The Nicotiana sylvestris chromosome 11, ASM39365v2, whole genome shotgun sequence DNA segment above includes these coding regions:
- the LOC138881207 gene encoding uncharacterized protein, whose translation is MGLNLSIDMNIQELLVIGDSDILVHQVQREWATKNTKILPYLYHVQELMKRFTKIEFKHVYRIQNEFTDALYTLSSMIQHLDKNFIDPIPARIHNQPAYCAHVEEETDGKS
- the LOC138881208 gene encoding uncharacterized protein codes for the protein MVEELKKLTSRVQGVEGGKGIKGLNYEDLCIQPYVELSEGYKPPKFKMFDEKGDPKNLKKKPTETFREYGTRWRSEAAKVKPALNEEWINKFFVWAHDPQYYERLMVIENHKFSDIIKFGERIEEGIKSGMMTNFEALQATNKALQSSGISKKKEKPQPNFDRKPLRKYTTIAEPIDQMYERLKAAGYVTPIPVVAMENSSQWVNPNKTYAYHSNMKGHTIDECRILKDKIQTLIDNKVMQAKEAAPNVRNNPLPYHRGEGINVIETDEEWDTDGSIRLIKEGDDPKKPIVTLNPIMVQVYPPIEVEVTALVLFELEITSPIATPIPFEVEVDTPFTVTVVTTLPFKSNAIPWDYVAEARRKGKAKMEESSATQGMTRTGRIYTPENLGGSSKEAATKQPVIETGPDNLWRKVQAREYSVINHLNKTPAQISILSLLQNSEVHKNALIKVLNEVCVPNNITSGEMANMVGQVLESHKITFYKDELPPEGLSHNRALHIMMGPTWFDVEFQVLDISAIYNLLLGRPWMHAAGAVASTLHQDVKFEWNHQKKDKWWSKKIESILAWSGYESGKGLGKKLQGITKPIQLKHGTTFGLRYPYTWQEYDDWSPPWHGPYYPLEQPVLHLSQTFHQADTIWGSAEEEALVGLRNLFLEDENMDCNVIIEEDEEEGLTIQIVEKGAVLKN